From the Gordonia bronchialis DSM 43247 genome, one window contains:
- a CDS encoding helix-turn-helix transcriptional regulator, with translation MSDDLDPYMGYQEIHRDLVPGIPIGTLRALECRGDLPPSIVVGRRRLWRRSAIVGWLAGLEAQAEAAQAEGVA, from the coding sequence ATGTCAGACGATCTCGACCCGTACATGGGGTATCAGGAGATCCATCGAGACCTAGTGCCCGGCATACCGATTGGCACCCTGCGCGCGCTGGAATGCCGGGGCGATCTACCGCCGTCGATCGTCGTCGGCCGCCGCCGCCTGTGGCGCAGGTCGGCCATCGTCGGGTGGCTGGCCGGCCTTGAGGCTCAGGCCGAGGCTGCTCAGGCGGAGGGCGTCGCATGA